CCGGCCTTTCATCTCCTGGAAAAGCGTCTCGCGCAGATCGGCGGTCGGCGCCTCAAGGCGCGCTTTTGTGTAGGCATTCTCGGCTTCGAGGTATTCGCGGATGTCGGCGCGCAGGACGGACGGATCTCGCATCACCTCCTGCCAGGCGTCGTCCTTCATCCAGTGATACGGGTCGACGCGCGTGCGGCCGACCTGTGTCGTCTCGAAATCCACGCGCTTTGCCACTGGCACGGCCGGGGGCGCTTCGATTGATTCAGCGGCCGGCGCGGCGGCAAGGTCGGTTTTTTCGGTCATGGGGCATCCTGAGAATGGAGCTGCTGCGGTAATGCCAGCAAGCGGGAGGGAATTTGGGTGCTTGGGACAGACCCTTGATAGTCCAACACAAAGAGGGCCAGTCCGGTTTTATGCCTCGGGACGGAAATCCAGCACCACGCCATTGATACACCAGCGCTCGCCCGTGGGCGGCGGTCCGTCCTTGAAGACGTGGCCCATATGCAGGCCGCAGGTGGCGCAGTGGCATTCGGTGCGGGGCAGGATCATCTTGAAGTCGGTCTTGGTGGCGACCGCGTCTGGCGTGATCGGTTGCCAATAGCTCGGCCAGCCCGTGCCGGAATCGAATTTGTGCTCAGATGACCAGAGCGGGCTGTCGCAGCCTTTGCAGTAATAGGTGCCGGCGCGTTTCTCGTCATTGTAATTGCCGGGCGTGAAGGCGCGCTCGGTGCCTTCTTTGACGCCGACACGGTATTCCTCTTCGGTCAGCATTTCCCGCCATTCGCGGTCCGAACGTTTGATGCTCTGGGTCATACGGGTCTCCTTAGCCGGGAAGGGAAATATAGGCGTGCGGCGGGCGATTTTCACCTGCGCCGAAAGCAGAACGGCCGCCCCGGAGAACGGGGCGGCCGAAAAAGTCATATATCTTCAGTGGGTTATGCGTAAAGGACAGTGATGGTCTCTGCGACGAGCGCCGGGCGCTCCTGGCCTTCGATCTCGATCGTGGCTTCCATCTTCATCTGCTTGCCGCCGGATTTAGGCTCCACAGACAGGCATTTCTGGCGCAGGCGCACCTTGGAGCCGACCGGCACCATATTGGTGAAACGCACCTTGTCGGAGCCGTAATTGATGCCGCGGGTCGTGCCGGTCACGCGCAGGACTTCACCGCCCAGCATCGGCAGAAGGGACAAGGTCAGGAAGCCGTGTGCGATGGGGCCGCCCATGGCTTTGGTGGCTTTCTCGACGTCGACGTGGATCCACTGATGGTCGCCGGTTGCGTCGGCAAACAGGTTGACGCGGTCCTGGTCAATGGTGTGCCAGTCGGACACGCCGACTTCCTGTCCTGCAATAGATTCAAGCTCGTCGAAGGCGACGACGCGTGGGTTGGCCATGGAGTCCTCCTTAAAATGTGCTGGCTTGTTTTGGCCCGTCGGCCGGGCCGGGGCAAGCCTGACGGTAGGGTAATTACGCCCGCGAACCCGGCGATTACCCCATGATTATACCGGACTATGCCGGACCAGGGCATGACCTCAGCCGTTCAGGTGATGCGCAAGTCTTGCGATAAAGTGCTCTACGTCGCCATCGCTGGTGAAGAGGTGCTGGGTAATGCGCAACCGGTCCCCGCGCCGCGAGACGAAGATGCCGTCTTCCTTCAGCCGGGCGGTCAGGTCCGCCGGCACGTGCTCTGGCAGAAGTGGGCAGAGATAGTGCGCCCCGCGGACGCTTTCCGGTGGGCAGTCGAGGCCGATCCCGGCCAGCGCGTCCGCCAGTGCCGCGTTGCGTGCGCCGAGCGTCTCCTGAATGTTGGCGATCCCCCAGCCGAGCACAGTGCGCACCGCCGCTTCGAACGCGGGCAGCAGCGCGAAGTTGGAGCGTTCGCCCATGTCGAAGCGCTGGGCGCCCGGGCCGTAATTGTCGGTATAGTCGATCAGGCGCGCGAAGTTCGACGAGCCTTCCCGCGTGATCCAGTTCTGCTCCAGCGGTTTCCCGTCGCGGTGCTGCGGGGCGACATAGAGGAAGCCGGTGGCATAGGGCGAGAGCAGCCATTTATAGGCGGCGACGGCCACGAAATCGGGCTGCACGTCCTTCACGTCGAAGGCCAGCGCGCCGCAGCTCTGCGTCAGGTCCAGCACCAGCGCGGCGCCGACCTCGCGGCAACGCTTTCCGATGTCAACGAGATCCAGGATCGCCCCGTCGGTCCAGCGGACATGCGCGCAGGCGACAAGGCCCGTCTGCGGGCCGATGGCGGCGAGCAGGGCGTCCGACAGGGTTTCATTCCCGTGCGTGCCGATCGTGCGGATCGTGGCGCCGGTCTCCTTCGCCAGCTCCCGCCAGGTGTAGAGATTGGACGGGAACTGGTCCTCCAGCACGAGGATCTCCTGATCCTTCGACAGGGGCAGATTCCGCGCCGCCGTGGCGAGCGAATAGCTGACCGATGGCGAGTAGGCGATGCCGTCCGTATCGGCGCCGATCAGGTCCGCCAGCAGGGGGCGCAGGCGCTCTGTGTCTGCAAAGAACTCCGTATCCGGAATGGTCCACGGATGCAGTTTGCGCGCGAGGCCCTTCTGACCAGCCTCGACGGAGGCCTTCGTCATCGGCCCCATCGTGGCGGTGTTGAAATAGGCGACACCCTCAGGGATGTCGAACAGGTGGCGCTGGTTCGGAATCTGGGTCATACGGTTTGCCTAGCGCGCGCCTGCGATCCGGGCCAGTGGGAAGTTGCCGCAGCAGGTGCGTTGCCTAGGAATTGAGCAAGGCCGGGACGATGGTTTCTATATGTTGGCGGAAGGCGTTCACATGGGTGGGGGTGCTGGCGAGGCGGGCTGATTTCATCACCCATTCATAAGAGAATTCCAGCGCCTGGCCGTCCGGGCCCTGCAGTGGGCCAGCAGTCATGTTGGTCGCCGACAGTTTCGCAGCAGGCAGGATCGCTGCACCCACGCCGAGTTCGGTCCACTCCTCGATGACGTGATAGCTGAGCGCATATCCGGGATAGAGTGTCAGGCAGGCGCCCTCTGCTTCAAACAGGCGGCCGAGCGCGGCGTTGAGGCCGCAGGCGCCATTTGTGCAGATGATGGGCGCATCCGGCAGGGAATTGATCTGCCATGGGTGAAGAGAATGGTCTGCCCCTTGCGTCTCGCGCGGCAGGTAGAAGAGCGGATCCCGATAGGCCGGGAGGACCTGCATCCCGTCAGGCGCCGGTTCCGTTACCCGCAGGCCGAAATCCAGCTTTCCCGTCTGTATACGTTCGATCAAATCATCCAGAAGGCATTCCTTGAACAGGATCGACACATTTGGGTTTGCCTGCCTGTAAGGGCCAAGGGCACGCTCCACAGTCTTGAGGTCGATCAGCGGGGACATACCGATCCGGAGGATCTTGTGCGCCGGGTTGTGCCAGGCGGAGGCCGCCTTTTCTATTTCGTCCACATCGCCGAGCAGGGCTTCGAGAAAGGGCAGCATATGCTGTCCGAACGGTGTGAGGGACACTTCGCGCGTCGTCCGGTCAAACAGGCGTCCGCCCAGTTCCTCTTCCAGCTGGACAAGCCCGTTGGAGAGCGTGGGCTGGGTTGCGCCAGCTTCGGCGGCGGCTTTCCGGAAAGAAAGCGTATGGGCGAGGCGGACAGCGTAGTCGATCTGGCGGAGTTTCACGGCAAGGACTCTATCTGATTGGCATCCGGCATAGCGCAATCATTGATTGAGCGCATCTATCAATCAAATCCAAACTCTGAATTTCCCGGGAGGCCCGCTGAAGCGCAGGTTCGGCCTGCCAGACAGCAAAGGAGACAAGAATGTTTGGTCTGAAATCCTCCCGGAAGGGCTTCGCGGCGGCGTTGGCTGTGGCCGGTGCCATGCTGACGTTCGCAGGGTGCGCCTCAGCAGAACCGGCCGCCGGCTTCCAACCTGATCCGGCGCGAACAGCGGTGCTGATCACCGATCCGCAGAATGACTTCATGAGCGAGAAAGGCGCGGCCTGGGGCCTCGTGAAGGGCAATGTGGAACGCCTGCACACCCGTGAGAATATCGCGAAGCTGATCGCATCTGCGAAGTCGGAAGACGTGCCCCTCTTTGTCAGCCCGCACTATTACTTTCCGCAGGATGGTGGCTGGCTGGTGCGCGGGCCGATCCAGCAGACCCTGCACGACATTCACATGTTCGAAGTGGCCGGGCCGGTGGACTATTCAAAGATCGCCGGTACAGGGGCTGACTTTTATGGCCCGCTGAAGCCCGCCATTCTGGATGGGGAAACAGTGATCGTTTCACCTCACAAGATCTATGGGCCGGAGTCGAACGACCTTGTGATGCAGCTGCGCAAGCATGGCATCGACACGGTGATCATGGGCGGCTTTGCCGCCAATCTTTGTACGGATTCCC
This is a stretch of genomic DNA from Hyphomonas adhaerens MHS-3. It encodes these proteins:
- the msrB gene encoding peptide-methionine (R)-S-oxide reductase MsrB translates to MTQSIKRSDREWREMLTEEEYRVGVKEGTERAFTPGNYNDEKRAGTYYCKGCDSPLWSSEHKFDSGTGWPSYWQPITPDAVATKTDFKMILPRTECHCATCGLHMGHVFKDGPPPTGERWCINGVVLDFRPEA
- a CDS encoding LysR family transcriptional regulator, which produces MKLRQIDYAVRLAHTLSFRKAAAEAGATQPTLSNGLVQLEEELGGRLFDRTTREVSLTPFGQHMLPFLEALLGDVDEIEKAASAWHNPAHKILRIGMSPLIDLKTVERALGPYRQANPNVSILFKECLLDDLIERIQTGKLDFGLRVTEPAPDGMQVLPAYRDPLFYLPRETQGADHSLHPWQINSLPDAPIICTNGACGLNAALGRLFEAEGACLTLYPGYALSYHVIEEWTELGVGAAILPAAKLSATNMTAGPLQGPDGQALEFSYEWVMKSARLASTPTHVNAFRQHIETIVPALLNS
- a CDS encoding aminotransferase class V-fold PLP-dependent enzyme, with the translated sequence MTQIPNQRHLFDIPEGVAYFNTATMGPMTKASVEAGQKGLARKLHPWTIPDTEFFADTERLRPLLADLIGADTDGIAYSPSVSYSLATAARNLPLSKDQEILVLEDQFPSNLYTWRELAKETGATIRTIGTHGNETLSDALLAAIGPQTGLVACAHVRWTDGAILDLVDIGKRCREVGAALVLDLTQSCGALAFDVKDVQPDFVAVAAYKWLLSPYATGFLYVAPQHRDGKPLEQNWITREGSSNFARLIDYTDNYGPGAQRFDMGERSNFALLPAFEAAVRTVLGWGIANIQETLGARNAALADALAGIGLDCPPESVRGAHYLCPLLPEHVPADLTARLKEDGIFVSRRGDRLRITQHLFTSDGDVEHFIARLAHHLNG
- a CDS encoding cysteine hydrolase, whose translation is MFGLKSSRKGFAAALAVAGAMLTFAGCASAEPAAGFQPDPARTAVLITDPQNDFMSEKGAAWGLVKGNVERLHTRENIAKLIASAKSEDVPLFVSPHYYFPQDGGWLVRGPIQQTLHDIHMFEVAGPVDYSKIAGTGADFYGPLKPAILDGETVIVSPHKIYGPESNDLVMQLRKHGIDTVIMGGFAANLCTDSHMRELVEQGFNVVMVEDAVGAPGEEAYDAAVLNYSMIANAVWTTDEAVAFLK
- a CDS encoding MaoC family dehydratase, translating into MANPRVVAFDELESIAGQEVGVSDWHTIDQDRVNLFADATGDHQWIHVDVEKATKAMGGPIAHGFLTLSLLPMLGGEVLRVTGTTRGINYGSDKVRFTNMVPVGSKVRLRQKCLSVEPKSGGKQMKMEATIEIEGQERPALVAETITVLYA